The genomic stretch ACCTTACTGAGAGAAATTCTGAACAAACTCCAGCAGCAGATTCACACTAGTGGCACcaatttaaatgacaaaaatactgGCTTTTTTCTCCACACACTCCTCCTGCTCCTATAAACTAAACATGTCAGCCATCAACATTTTCACAGAGcagcgtttttgttgtttacatggagatgaaaacggtattgttttcaaaacttgcactttgaaacccgttttcaaaattTGCGGCCCTGAAATGGCATTGTCATGTATATGAACAGAACGcataaaatgttttcagtttttaactgaaaacagtgTAGTGTAAAAATCCCCTAAGACCAGAAAATATATGGGTTAGATAAGGATCAGATTTGTAGCGTGGTAAAAAAATCGGTTAAATACACGTCTTCACCTACGCCATAGTGCCTGTGCTGGtctgtactaaaaactgaaaagtttttcctttgcatttttcacatacagacgacaccagtaaaaaaaaaaactaaaaaaaattcacatggATCCGTGAAAACTAccaaaacgctgtattatgcaagccaggccagtagttggcgatgtcactttgtaaaaaaactATGCGCCTAtggagtggtgcaggtatgatgtcattttGTAGGCCAATCGGCAGTTAGCATCACACTGGTTCCcttgacaaaaacccaatagaatTTTACcataggcttttggattattgcaaaaaaaaaacaagctctgtgatcaacaaaagtttatgatacttacacgttttgtccatcaagataattttcacagatgaCCACaacgaaaaaaacaaaacatatcatgtacataagtattcacagccttttccatgacactcaaaattaAGCTCAGGGGcatcctgtttccactgatcatccttgagatgtttctacaacttgatTGAAGTCCACCTGTGGTAAATTCAGTCGATTGTATATGATATGGAAaagcacacacctgtctatataaggtcccacagttaacagtgcatgtcagagcacaaacTAAGCCATAAAGTCCAAGAAATTGTCTGTAGACCTCTGAGACAGGATTGTATCGAGGTAGATCTGGGGATGAGTCCAGAAAGATTTCTGCAGCATTGAAGGTCCcaatgagcacagtggcctccatcatccATAAATGGAAGAATTTTggaaccaccaggactcttTGTAGAGCGGGCTGCCTGGCCAAACTGAGCGATCAGGGGAGAAAGGCTTAGTCagggaggtgaccaagaacccAATGGTCACTCTTACGGAGCTCCAGCGTTTCTCTGTGGAGAACCTTCCAGAAGGacaaccatctctgcagcactccaccaatcaggcctgtatagtagagtggccagacggaagccactcctcagtaaaaggcacatgacagCCCGTCTGGAGGACtctcagaccatgagaaacaaaattctctggtctgaAGAAACAAAGATCGAACTCTTTGGCCTTAATAGCAAGTgtcatgtctggaggaaaccaggcaccgcTCATCACCTGGCCAATATACCGTCcaaagcatggtggtggcagcatcatcatactgtggggatgtttttcagcAGCAGGAACTGGGAGACTAGTCAGGATCAAgtgaaagatgaatgcagcaatgtacagagacatccttgatgaaaacctgctccagagtgctctggacctcagacatcttccaacaagacaacgaccctaagcacacagccaagataaGAAAGGAGTGGCTAcgggacaactctgtgaatgtccttgagtggcccagccagagcccagacttaaacccgattgaacatctctggagagatctgaaaatggctTTGCACCGACGctccccatccaacctgatggagcttaagaggtcctgcaaagaagaatgggagaaactgcccaaatataggtgtgccaagcttgtagcatcatactcaaaaagacttgaggctgtaattggtgccaaaggtgcttcaacaaaTTATtaagcaaaggctgtgaatacttatgtacatgtgatttgtttttgttttttatttttaataaatttgcaaatatttcaaacaaacttctttcacattgtcattatggggtattgtttggaattttaaggaaaataatgaatttaatgcCTTTTgaaataaggctgtaacataacaaaatgtggaaaaagtgaagcgctgtgaatactttcagGATGCACTGTATAAGCATAACAAGGCTGTAAGCGGACTGAGCTTACCTGTTCTGcgtgatgacgtttaatgttcaccatagaccttatttcagccatttaaccatGCAAAATCCCATTAAAAAaagcccctggaatgcaaattttaccagagGAACCCCTTCAAAAACacggattttaccccccggaacgTGAATTTTACTGGGGGCCAAACGCATAGAAAGTTTCAAGTTCaaaacggtgtcatgtaaacggtcccttaatgacacatttgtataataaGAGTAGTAGTTAAAAGTATCTTAGTGCATGATTAACTACACTCtagcaaacaaaacaagcattacagtttaataaaataacatattataGAAACGCTTCATATTCAATGGTATTAAATGATTTGTTAATTGCATTCAATAAGACATTTGCAGTTGGTTAATAAAAGGTGTTCGGGCTGAGTTTccgctgcatttacactgttctgaaCAGCTGGCGTCACCAGCGTGTGCCGTTTAGAGCgttcgaaacagtgaatcattttgcaaagctgttggttcaattgattcaaagTTTCGAAATGCTTCTGTTCTCCAACCACTACATAAAGGATTCATAATTTCCAGAAACATATTTAATCTAgatacaaaaacagaaaaaaaaaaacagaaaaaaaaaaaaaaaaaaactattgaatCATACGACAACAATACTTCCAAATGAATTAACAATACAAAGAGGATTTAGATGTTTTAATGGGACTGGTATTATGGATGGTCCACATCACACATTTCAGATTATGTAACCCCAGATATAAAACAAACTCAAGACTAcattaaagaataaaataataaaagaaattaaaaaaaaaaaaaaaggtaacttgCATGgggtttcatttttagttttaaacaagccattttgaaaataatgatccTACTCAACACATGTACACCATGAACAACACAGCATCATGAACAGTCACAGGGTAAATGGTACACTTCTTAAGCAAGTCCTCAGTGCGTTGAGAAATTTGTTGCGCTTGATCTCAAAGTCTGCTAAATATTTGTTGAGAAACTTCAATGTGTTTCACCAGTCAATCAAGAAAACCTTGTGTGTTTTCCTTTGCGGGAATGCTCAGTTGTGTCCTTTCTTTTCTTGTCCTCAGCATCCCACAGTGCATTCCGAACAAACCGTGATGCCGCACCTTTGTCCAGACGTGAAGCTTTTCTTTTGTCCGTGATCTCTTTAATTTTGTTCATATATGCCCTGATTCTCTCCTGTGAGGTGGAGGGGGATGTTAGTTTCCTTTCTCAATTAGTCAGTACATATATTAAACCATCATTCATAAAGACAAGTAGTGATTTTACACAGAATTCTACTTTCACATACTGGATTTCTGTTCACAGATTTAATGAGGGTTTCTGCAGGCTTTACGAAGGTAAATTGAATACTTTTTAAAGACCAAGTAAAGAAAGATGTAAGGAATAAACTAAAGAGACAACAATGtcaatagtttctctaaatgtaaatgtctagTTTTCCAGTGCAACTGTCTaaagattcttaaatcaagatacatttactggagatacaaaatgacaaaaaaatgaagtCTTGCTTTCtgtgaaattgatcaaaatgaagtgacttcattattaaaacaagaacaaatatctgccagtggggcAGAGAAGTTTTCATAACATattgacagatatttgttcttgttttaagtataaacgcacttaattttgttcagttttccaagacttaattttacatttgcatctattgtaaatgtatcttgatttaaagatgtttagatatttgtattggaaaacaggacaaaaatactgaggaagattttatatatatattttttgcaatgcatgcaacatttaatgccatgattttatgaatttaaGACTTTCTGCTCTGATctttttaaggccttaatttgtGTAAGGGtgaattaagactttttaagaccATTTGAAGACCCGCAGAAATCCTGTTAATGTATGCCCCAATACCGTTCCAGTTTAAATTTAAGTTATGTGCTATGGACTTTGAATTTATGGTATAATGTTGATCatcacagaaaagaaaaatgtttgtttgtttttaatgtggtTACAGACATGCCCTTACAATGTCAGTTTATCACTCTTAGTTTCAATAGGGTTCCAAAAAGGTCCTAAtaaaaggagaaatgtctttaatgggttatttaattttttaattttacattttttttttttttaatgtattttatttgtttaactattaaaatttaaaattcgaCTTGACAATGAGACTAGAGGCAATTCAGAATTATTTACTGTGATAATCCACAATGTCACAAATGCTACTGATTTTTAACTTTAACATTTGAAGTAAAATGACAATCTATTCTTACCAATTCCTGTTTGATCGCATGGTCTTTCGGATTGACTCCTTGTGTCACCAGATACACTAAGAAGGAAAGTTAAATCTTGTCATAACCGGttaaattacattacagttGGCAAGTAAAACACAAAGGTGTAAAATCTTACTCCAGAACATTGAGTTGAGGGCATATGCAGACATCAGATCCAGTTTAGCTTGATCAAGAGGATCCAGCTTGAATGAGATACAAAAAGATCAAAACATTCTATTAAGCCATTCATATGTGACAAGTTCATATAACTATTGATTTGTGCATTTGTTTCCACATACTTTAAGCAGATGGTCACTTCTGGATACAGACACAAGTGTTTGGACCATATTCTGGACAGAGCTGACAGAGGAGTCAAAATCATTGAGGTTTTCCTCGATTTCGGTGGGATAATCCTCTGCTGGACCATCATCAGCCATTGTCTGCAAACTGACTGAAAACATAAtgatatattcaaaatattatatatttacaaaaggGTTCCTACAAACTTTGACCACTGAATGACCTGAAAAAAGTCGTTAGTtcgtttatttttaaaatacatttaatgggAATATTTCAGAACTAAGCATACCTAAAAATGTAGACGtctacattatattttaagctTAAATTAGCTTGACTTTTCAGGCCTGGACGTTTTTAATTCATTGATATTTGACTACAGGAACATGCATGACGAGAGATGCTTAAATACACAGTTGTGGACACCTGATTAATGTTAatgctgttatattatgttatattataagaTTATAACAAGTGTACAGATTTAATGTGAGAGATAGTATGGAGATGTCCAGCTTTATCCACGTGTGTTGGTGACTAAGTGTTGTAACGGAACACTTGCTGTTCTGGGCTAAAAAGATCAATGCGACGCACTCTGAGACAGCTCATTAAACACTTGatataaatcatatttacaCAAAAGTACGTTTATGTTATTTGAAAAAATCCCTTacctgtaataataataatcacacaCACGACGCGGCACCTCCGGTGAAAACAGGAAAAATAAGTGACGTTCAATTCCCAcggatttcaaaataaaagccacGCAAGATTAATTTTACAATCAAGCCCATTATGTGCGAAatctaaaacatttaattttatttagtgttttaCACTAACACACTAAGTTATTACACTAATAAATAACACAGCACAAATAGtatttattactgtaaaatattttttatcactCATCCTTTTCAGATTCCTTGCATAAAATGGTGAAAAAGCTGTGCTAGCATAGTATTTTATTAACTTACCTTACATTAGTGGacttttgtcatgtttcaggTTGTAAGAAAAATTAGTTTaactttaaatttcattttgtgtgtttaaataaaagattctAGCTGTTGAACTTTTCTGTATAACATCCTCTGCTGACTGCAAATTTTCATTACCTGCAAAAGAAGTTCGAGCACAAAgaattaattatcattatttctctctctctctctctctctctctctctctctctctctctctctctctctctctcgctcttttttttttttttttttttttgcttacatGACTTTTAACTTGCCGTGAAGCTTTTAATTTGAAGTCGTATTATTCATGTTCATCGAGTGGATATAGAATAGTACACTACGGGTCGTGTTGTGAACTCTCCGATGTTGGAATAACTGAGAgtgtgttataataataattgtctATATGCGGAGATCAGGTACAAGAAAGATGAATTCAGCTAAAATCAAGCTATTGGTGAGTGAAATCCATCTACGTGAAAATTCACAAGCGCTGTTGCAATTTAGCAGCTTTGAACTGATTCATATGTGAAGGAATGTCATATACAGTCACCTTATTGCGATAAACACGAGACTGGTTAAACACGAGACTTTTATCTGTTGTAGgtaatactgtttttacagcCTACAAAACAGCTGTTTCGTCTCCCATAACAGCTGTACTTATGTACAAATACTTTAGCTGAACTTTGTATATCATTCGTCTGACTCTGaatccatttttttcttagctATATACtagtttttgtttgaaatgtcatttggccaaatattttaaaaatgctgaaCACTCTAATCTGTCTTTTATGTCATATTGAAGCACACTTCCTTTCGCTGTTTGGCATGACATATGGGCTGTGTCTCGAAACCCAACTGACTACCGACACAACATTTTTGGGGATCACGATAACCAGAAATGTTGCTGCCTAGGAACACCTATAGGAAagaacaaaattacattttaaccctctttaatatctcatttGTTTCTCTCAGACAGCACTGAGAGTGAGCTAGCAAACTGAgacattttgttgtaaattctACCACGACCAAATTATCTGAGCTCCTCTTCAcactaattttatatttttatactcTTACTCCCAACAGTTGTCTCATTtgtgtctttttctttttctttaaggACAAACCTCTGAGACAAAGTTGCTTTTTCAGTGAAACATTTTGAGAACTCCTTTAGAACTCAATGAAAGAGCAGCTTCCaagcaataacatttttttttttgtttggtgtCTATATTGTCAAGTGTTCTTTGGAGTAACATGTGAACTCCATAGAACATGTGTATGGTAATCATTTAGTACCATGGAATATATCAAATCGGACACCATCAATGTACCAAACGTCCAGTTTTTttggttatgtgaacgttaagggaatattccattttatcattttgcaaacattaagggaacgttaattttgaatgttctctgaacattctgaaacaagtggtaacattaaaaacattaaacgaATGTgcaactaaaatgtaaaaaaaaaacaacaacccatgaatgatgtataaataatgaatattatattaacattactggaagaatgtttgctcATAACTTTAAGAGAACCTTGATAGAACGTCAGCtgaagttctgagaacgttccctgttagctgggaggGTGAGCGATGggcaatatactgtatataatgcaGTTTAATGAtagcaaataaaaattaaggCAAAATTGAAtatgtttcacaatatttaaaaaaaaaaattataataaaaaatagaaaatgtgcACTATTCATTGATAAGGATATCATAACATCAGCTGTATATTAGAGAGAGGTATTTGTTAATAACACAGTTGTATATGTTTGCAGTCTCCTAGGTAAATGTCAGTCTGGTGTCATGTGATTGAATGGAGTACAGGAGGAGCATGTGAGTGTGTTGTAATTAGTGTGACGATGCACGTAAGGCTTCAGCAGCCACTTCAGCATTCCTTGAGTGAAGCATCAGACAGGATTGGGATAGAGACAGATTGTTCTGTGTAACTGACTCACATGCAGTTTTCTACCGGTGTGAAATTCGGTGTACTTTGAGTAATGTGGTGGTGGTGGTTTCTCATGTCTGTCTCTTGCAGCGCTGTGAGTCCTGACGGAGTGTTTGCTTCTTTCTTCATTGTGAACTGATGGCCAGCATCTCCAGAATGGCAGACCGATTTTAAAAGCAGACAGACAGTAATCTCACAGCAGCAGAGGGGCTGACGGCTAGTAAGTTTGGATACACTCCTTCCTTTGTTTTTCTTGGGTTCTGTGTTTTATTGAAGTGGCtactatatttttgaaattCCTTCCTCTTTATTGCTAAAGCAAACATGGACATGAATGATCATGTGGCATGTGAAGGTGAGGCAtgctattactttttaaatcatgagttattttacttttttttttttttttgatcagaCTTACAATTTTGGCCTGGTGGATGATAAACTGGCATAAAGATCTCAAGAGGGAGAAACCGACTGTCTAGAGATCTGAATAACCTTTATCAAGCACCAGCACATTTTGTGATATTGCATTAAAACCGCTGAATGGAAATGCCAAGGTgtgcataaaaacaacaacaacaacaacaacaaaaaaaacccctaaTGTGCTCAATTGAGgtggatatttttttatgaagacATGCTCATAAACTACAATGTAAACGCATTTACTGattaaattacttattactactattactatACTACTATTAAATTACTGATTAAAAAACTTCATGTGATTGGATAATTGGACTAACCAGTGTACCAATCTCTTTGCACACcatctcaaatgttgttttagtcattctgaaatgcttgaggcaaaaaaaaagCTTCCCATGGTTGCAGCAACGGTTCTTTATGCGCCTAACCActgcccagaacaccctagaaaccataTTGCAACAATCCATGAGTGGTTCTCAACAATCCGGTCACATTTCACCCTAAAATctgttttctataaaaaaattaataaataaaccttGCTAAGTGAACTGTGCTAGACTAATTGGGACTTTGTCTTTACTTaaatgttgttgctgttttgttgGTTAAACTGCTTCTATTGtttttctcatttgtaagttgttTTGGACAAAAGAATCTGCTAAACGATTAAATGGAAATGTAtaagcaaaatattatttattattatttattatttttgtgattttggGCTGAAATATGTCCATATAGTTATATTCCTGACAGTTTTTGtcaggttagttcacccaaaaatgaaaattctgtcattaattactcaccctcatgttgttccaaacccataagaccttcaatcatctttttgatgaaatctgagcactttctgtccctccattgacagctacacaactaacactttgacgctttaaaaagttcataaagagattgtaaaactaattcatatgaattgagcggtttagtccaaattttctgaagagactcgattgttttatatgatgaacagatttaatttaggcttttattcacatataaacatttgatcagcgaacataaacagaagctcaactgaacctgcttgacgcacaagaacaaacctcttccggaagctcatgaatgaacctcattggttatctcagctctcagattttataaaaaaaataataataatttgagctccgaagatgaacgaaagtcttacgggttaggatcaacatgaggatgagtaattaatgacagaattttcaattttgtgtgaactaacccttcattgtattgtattctcctctttttctctctcctccAGCATTAGTTTATCCTGGCCAGCCTCACATATACTATCCTTTGGATTTCCCTCCCTCCATCCCCTCTCTTTGAGAATGGATGATAAGCCGTCTCTTCAGGCCAGCACAAACTCCTCCTACATTCCCACTGCCATTTCCTCCATGTCTGACGAAGAGCATTCAGAGGGTGAGGCGGCGGGGGATGACAGTTCCCCGTTGCTGTCCCGACAGCAGCCAGCGGGGCCCCTGGCGGCCCGTCGCTGTCCGGAAGACTCCTACAATCTAGTGTACATCATCTTCTTCCTGATGGGCATCGGCTCTCTGCTGCCCTGGAATGTCTTTATCACAGCCAAACAGTACTGGCTGTACAAGCTCAGTAACAACTCCAGCCCTGCTAGTCAGGAGGAACCTCACAATGACCTCATCGTAAGTGTGTTAACCAATCATAAATCTTTTGCCAGAAAAGTGTATGTTTTACCACTTATAATTGTATATCGCAATATAATGTGAATTATAAACCAATCTTCTTGAAGTACcaaaattcatacatttacccccagtttcacagacaaggcttaagctagtcccagactaaaatgcatgtttgagctgttttaaaggaacactccactttttttgaaaataggctcattgtCCAACTcgcctagagttaaacagttgagttttaccgttttcgaatccatttagccgatctccgggtctggcggtaccacttttagcatagcttagcatagttcattgaatctgattagaccgttagcatctcgctcaaaaatgaccaaagagtttcgatatttttcctatttaaaacttgactcttctgtagttacattgtgtactaagaccgacggaaaatgaaaagttgcgaaaatactctcattccggtgtaataatcaaggaactttgctgccgtaccatgggtgcagcaggcacaatgatattacgcagcgtctctcacaaatgtctccatggttgcaaggcacgctccctgtgcaagcagggggtcaccacgggcgctgcgtaatatcattgcgcctgctgcacccatggcaccttttcattttccgtcggtcttagtacacgatgtaactacagaagtgtcaagttttaaataggaaaaatatcgaaactctttggtcattttttaaggagatgctaacggtctaatcagattcaatgaactatgctaagctatgctaaaagtggtaccgccaaacccggagatcggctgaatggattcgaaaactgtaaaactcaactgtttccctctaggggagttggaaaatgatcctattttcaaaaaaagtggagtgttcctttaactgaaagtaacttgtactgacgtatcttaaaatatgtcagtgtcattgttttgtctcaatatgcacaccagtaatgttttctttctagtgaatgtttataaaagctacttaaataccctatttgaactaagacctaatcctggcttaatctaagccctgtctctgaaaccgggccatacactctaagagagagaaattaatacttttattcatcaaggtcgcaataaattgatcaaaagtgacagtgaagacatttacaatgttacaaaataattctatttaataaatgttttaatccaattaataaattcaaataaatgctgttcattaaactttttattcgtcaaagaatcctaaaaaatgtttcaccattttcacaaaaatgttaagcagcacagctgttttcatcattgataataataagaaatgtttcttaagcagcaaatcagcatattagaaagatttctgaaggatcatgtgacactgaagactggagtaatgatgctgaaaattcagctttgcatcacaggaataaattgcattttaaaatgcattcaaatagaaaaccgttcttttaaattgtaacaataggttatacacagtatatacagtacattgcACAGCCATGTGTCAGATGTTGCTAAAGCATGTCAGATGACCAAGTAAGTGTTTTTCACATACTTGCTACCACACTGAAGAGTTATTTAAAGGCAATCACAACATGTTCCTGCTCACCCCAGCATTCTCAAGGTCTTGTGATATTTGACAGAGCTGACGTTCTTTTCATATGCAGAATCACAgggcctcttttttttttcttctagggTCACTGAaggtaaaaaaaagtaataatggGTAGAATATGTCCTCTTTAGAAAcacgtttttccattccaccgCACTACTTttcctatgtttttttttttatgtaaacatgtGCTAGACGGATGTGTTTGACCATTGTGCTctcgtcttttgcagcgtcttgCGCACAGAGGCATTCTGTATGAAAAGTTCCTTAGTCTACTGTTGTCATTCCTTCTAGACTGCAGTTGATCTGATTACGCCCACTGGCTgcattttcatgtttgtttctaAATGTATTGAATTAGCAGGCTGAGTGAGGTGCGTCCTGGGATACTGAAGTGTCTTAgcttttatgtttgtatttccCTCATAGTTGCTGGGGTGGCAAAAGCAGATCACATGATTTTAAACAGGAAGaaaaaccaagaaaaaacaGGTTTCGATGAATGAATTCTAGTATTTGGatcattcatttttaagttaaattaagAATTCTTAGTTAAGTTGCCATCAACAGAAATCTGGTCATTTTTTCTAAAGAGATTAGACCTATAAGTTGCGAGTTCATAAGTAATGATTTGATGGTCTTTTTTCTGTTTGTCACTCTCACTTCTGCTCAAACACTAGTTTTATCTGACAGCGCAGGAAATGGTGAAAATGAAAGCGTGTCATTTTATGAGACTCTTCCACTTGTGTTTGTATGTTCTAGTCTTCAAGAGCATGTGAGCTTTGCCTTTTTGAGCATGTGGAATATTTCTCAAAGAGGTGTAAGATGCATCACAATGGATGACTGACAGATTTATTGCTTAGCTTTAAAGGGTCTATATgcagaattcagaaacccttgttattaccGGTGGCTGTTAAaagaactgcagccagcaacttattgCTCGTGCTCGCATTCGTACACACGTAACACACAAGAGACTGAACGTGATTCAAGGCCCGATATACTCacgttcttttttgttctttgcttagaagtaaaagaagttggaaatacctaTGCAGTGATATACTGTTAACGAACATCCCGATGCTGTCTATGCTGCTGAGAgtgacgtttagatgaatatgtaaatatgtgctgtgctctttcctctcaataacaaaataaacacacaaaaatgacagcggtgagaaagcagcagttaaagggttagtttacccaaaaataaaaattctgtcatcatttactcaccctcaagttgttccaaacctgtataaatttctttgttttgttgaacCCAAAGgaggatattttgaagaaagtttgtaaccaggctgctttggggcaccattgatttccatagtagaaaaaaaaatactatggaagtcaatagtgCCCCAGATCTGTTCAGTTtcctacattcttcaaaatatcttcctttgggttcaacagaacaaagaaattcatacaggtttggaacaacctgagggtgagtaaatgatgacagaatttttatttttgggtgaagtaaccctttaagaaagcatctgatcatagtgatgtagatatgtttgcaccagctctgcaattgactggcatcatgtcgacagatgaggtaattaaaattacacagTTATGAtggtttgattataaagtatatttgaga from Ctenopharyngodon idella isolate HZGC_01 chromosome 13, HZGC01, whole genome shotgun sequence encodes the following:
- the c1d gene encoding nuclear nucleic acid-binding protein C1D → MADDGPAEDYPTEIEENLNDFDSSVSSVQNMVQTLVSVSRSDHLLKLDPLDQAKLDLMSAYALNSMFWMYLVTQGVNPKDHAIKQELERIRAYMNKIKEITDKRKASRLDKGAASRFVRNALWDAEDKKRKDTTEHSRKGKHTRFS